The following proteins come from a genomic window of Montipora foliosa isolate CH-2021 chromosome 2, ASM3666993v2, whole genome shotgun sequence:
- the LOC137987937 gene encoding golgin subfamily A member 6-like protein 2 yields MTEDSEASSVKTKQSNTMEWTNQHDTLFLREVRGSDLFETRKGSPERGKLWDEIATRLNNLTQCKFNVNKRSLRDRLNLLMSKFKAKNREEERASGISPEIQEIDTLLEELCEKEEEAKNKPSTGNKKQSLQKEKATAEEMRYKAMETMGETQKRVEKTNGVVPAKKSRKSTGDAIGYLQKKAEEEMALKREEIEIRKQEEARGSRISEQQTKMQQDMLKIIQQQQEEQHRQQQRNQQQTLQFMQSMLNQQQQQSQAMLALIERLAPKEKR; encoded by the exons ATGACCGAAGACTCTGAAGCTAGTTCAGTGAAGACAAAACAATCTAA CACAATGGAGTGGACAAATCAACATGATACATTATTCTTGAGAGAGGTCAGGGGATCAGATCTTTTTGAAACCAGAAAGGGGAGCCCGGAGAGAGGAAAATTGTGGGATGAGATTGCCACAAGACTCAATAACCTCACCCAATGCAAATTCAATGTGAACAAAAGGTCGTTGAGAGATAGGCTCAATCTTCTAATGTccaaattcaaagcaaaaaatagggaagaagaaagagcaagtgGTATTAGTCCAGAAATACAAGAGATAGATACTCTGCTGGAGGAGCTGTGTGAAAAAGAGGAAgaagctaaaaataagccttcgactggcaacaaaaagcaaagcCTTCAGAAAGAGAAGGCAACTGCTGAAGAAATGCGGTACAAGGCAATGGAAACCATGGGAGAAACTCAAAAACGAGTGGAGAAAACAAATGGAGTGGTTCCAGCAAAGAAAAGCAGGAAAAGTACAGGAGATGCTATTGGATACTTGCAAAAGAAAGCAGAAGAAGAGATGGCattaaaaagagaagaaattgaAATAAGAAAGCAGGAAGAGGCAAGAGGATCTCGTATATCAGAGCAGCAAACAAAAATGCAGCAAGATATGCTAAAGATTATTcagcaacaacaagaagaacagCATAGACAGCAGCAAAGAAACCAACAGCAAACACTACAGTTTATGCAGTCTATGTTAAACCAGCAGCAGCAGCAATCACAGGCTATGTTAGCTTTGATTGAGAGGTTGGCTCCCAAGGAAAAGCGTTAA
- the LOC137993647 gene encoding uncharacterized protein, translating to MMYNGHKRVHAIKFQSVALPNGLIANLYGPVEGKRHDAGMLAESGLLHDLERHAFSTGGQPLCIYGDPAYPLRVHLQGPFQGAALTPQMEMFNGSMSSVRVSVEWLFGDILNYFKFLDFKKNLKVGLSNIGKTYVVCALMRNALTCLYGNQTSEFFELDPPSLQEYFR from the exons ATGATGTATAATGGTCATAAACGGGTGCACGCCATTAAATTCCAATCTGTTGCCTTACCGAATGGATTGATCGCAAACCTTTACGGCCCCGTAG AGGGCAAAAGGCATGATGCAGGTATGCTGGCAGAATCTGGTCTCTTGCATGACTTGGAACGCCATGCATTTTCGACAGGGGGTCAGCCTCTATGCATATATGGGGATCCTGCATATCCCCTCAGGGTTCATCTGCAAGGACCATTCCAAGGTGCTGCTCTCACACCTCAGATGGAGATGTTCAATGGATCCATGAGCTCTGTTCGAGTGTCAGTGGAGTGGCTATTTGGAGacattttaaactattttaaattccttgattttaaaaagaacctAAAAGTTGGCTTAAGTAATATTGGTAAAACATATGTCGTATGTGCTCTCATGCGAAATGCCCTAACATGCCTATATGGTAATCAAACCTCAGAATTTTTTGAATTAGACCCCCCAAGCCTCCAGGAGTATTTCAGGTGA